Proteins found in one Pontibacter sp. SGAir0037 genomic segment:
- a CDS encoding metallophosphoesterase: MSYMSIKRLFVVFIACAAYGLQAQAQTKDYEAEYAKGYRGGYIKKLESIDGALEFVAVGDFGRGGEYFQKDMAEQLAKAVTGINASFIISTGDNIYPHGVASVQDPLWQLSFENVFYQYPLHRDWYAVLGNHDYAGNAQAQVDYTHISQRWNMSARYYTFKRNVGKDAKALFIYLDTNTFDKAAYQSTYGEELVQQDSAAQKQWLEQVLANDDPTVKWKIVIGHHPMYTAGNRALQEPHFRHSLELIFEKYKVDVYLSGHEHHLQYYHPKDKVTHHFISGAGSEANESLKPRAPHDFFAPIQGFMTFALTENMLLMQAIDRKGKVLKKVRIEK, encoded by the coding sequence ATGTCATACATGTCAATCAAGCGGCTTTTTGTTGTATTTATAGCTTGTGCCGCTTATGGCCTGCAGGCGCAGGCACAAACCAAGGATTATGAGGCCGAATATGCCAAAGGGTACCGCGGCGGCTATATTAAGAAGCTGGAGTCGATAGACGGTGCGCTGGAATTTGTTGCCGTAGGAGATTTTGGCAGGGGAGGGGAGTATTTCCAGAAAGATATGGCCGAACAGTTGGCAAAAGCCGTGACAGGCATAAATGCCAGCTTTATTATATCCACGGGCGATAACATTTATCCTCACGGGGTGGCGAGTGTACAGGATCCGCTGTGGCAGTTATCATTCGAGAATGTCTTTTACCAGTACCCACTGCACCGCGACTGGTATGCGGTGTTGGGTAACCACGACTATGCTGGAAATGCACAGGCACAGGTTGATTATACCCACATCAGCCAGCGCTGGAACATGTCCGCCCGCTATTATACCTTCAAGCGAAATGTAGGGAAAGACGCAAAAGCACTTTTTATTTACCTTGATACTAACACCTTTGACAAGGCCGCTTACCAGAGCACTTATGGCGAGGAACTGGTGCAGCAGGATAGTGCCGCTCAAAAGCAATGGCTGGAGCAGGTATTAGCGAATGACGATCCCACCGTAAAATGGAAAATAGTGATAGGGCACCACCCGATGTATACTGCCGGTAACAGGGCTTTGCAGGAGCCACACTTCCGCCACTCCCTGGAACTGATATTTGAGAAGTATAAAGTGGATGTATACTTGAGCGGTCATGAGCATCACTTGCAGTATTATCATCCGAAGGACAAGGTGACCCATCATTTTATTTCCGGCGCAGGGTCAGAGGCAAACGAAAGCTTGAAGCCAAGGGCTCCGCACGACTTCTTTGCGCCTATACAGGGCTTTATGACCTTTGCTCTAACGGAAAATATGCTCCTGATGCAGGCAATTGATCGGAAAGGTAAAGTTCTGAAGAAGGTAAGGATAGAAAAATAG
- a CDS encoding helix-turn-helix domain-containing protein has translation METTMKPVHIGRKISRIRELRGIKQESLAHELGVSQQTVSRIEASEAVEEETLVKIAKVLGVQTEAIKNYSDDAVINIISSTLNDNAGSVNNNCTLTFNPLDKLMEVMEENKKLYERLLQSEREKVELLERLMKKE, from the coding sequence ATGGAAACGACTATGAAGCCCGTGCACATCGGAAGAAAGATCAGCCGCATTAGAGAGCTGCGCGGCATTAAGCAGGAAAGTCTTGCCCACGAGCTGGGCGTGAGCCAGCAGACGGTGTCGCGCATTGAAGCAAGTGAGGCGGTGGAAGAGGAAACGCTGGTGAAAATTGCCAAGGTGCTTGGCGTTCAGACGGAGGCTATAAAAAACTATAGTGATGACGCTGTCATTAATATAATTTCTAGTACGTTAAATGACAATGCTGGTTCAGTTAACAATAACTGCACTCTTACCTTCAATCCGCTTGATAAGCTGATGGAGGTAATGGAAGAAAATAAAAAGCTTTACGAGCGCCTGCTGCAGAGCGAGCGGGAGAAGGTAGAGTTGCTGGAGCGACTGATGAAGAAGGAGTAG
- a CDS encoding helix-turn-helix domain-containing protein: MSKRTEEQEPRPHLGHKVQRLREVLGMKQAVLARATGMSQQNASKLEQSETIPDQTLERLAKGLGVTAGFIRRFDEEEAVRHLQQHILATCATSSHHAIDKAVALFEQLLQLEKEKMKLLTRVHQDILALAEQLHALEKEQPLDRGGEGNRN; encoded by the coding sequence ATGTCAAAGAGAACGGAGGAACAGGAGCCCAGGCCCCACCTGGGGCACAAGGTACAGCGTTTGCGGGAAGTGCTGGGCATGAAGCAGGCTGTCTTAGCCCGTGCAACTGGCATGAGCCAGCAGAACGCCTCCAAGCTGGAGCAGAGCGAAACCATACCGGACCAGACGCTGGAGCGGCTGGCAAAGGGCTTAGGGGTCACAGCAGGTTTCATCAGGCGGTTTGACGAAGAAGAGGCTGTCCGACACCTCCAGCAGCATATCCTTGCCACCTGCGCAACGTCCAGCCACCATGCCATTGATAAAGCGGTAGCGCTCTTCGAGCAGCTGCTCCAGCTTGAGAAGGAAAAAATGAAGCTGCTCACCCGTGTCCACCAGGACATCCTCGCCCTGGCGGAGCAACTGCATGCACTGGAAAAGGAGCAGCCATTAGATAGGGGAGGAGAAGGGAACCGTAACTAA
- a CDS encoding toprim domain-containing protein, with translation MNIQQINSGLAITDFLASQGFRPAYTRGADWWYISPIRPTERTPSFKVSTRLNRWYDHGAGEGGKLFDLALRLFGNGEVKETIRLLSEEFFFSQANVLPRQQTHRIPDVPGTWKHIAQTDAVQKETVTPPGTSSGITILETQPLRQGSELAAYLRGRGIRHGTAKDYCREVRFALGEKEHRAVGFANRSGGYELRNAWFKGSSSPKDITFLDKGGKSVCVLEGFLDFLSLLELKAHRQLSSNFIILNSVALAGRSLELLEKHREVYLFLDRDQAGRRLTERLLHSHTKAIDASSFYQSHQDVNAYLVARQQQTKRQRQRPGL, from the coding sequence ATGAACATACAGCAGATCAACAGCGGCCTGGCCATCACCGACTTTTTGGCCAGCCAGGGCTTCCGGCCCGCCTACACGCGCGGTGCGGACTGGTGGTACATCTCCCCCATCCGCCCGACCGAGCGCACCCCCTCCTTCAAGGTCAGCACCCGGCTCAACCGCTGGTACGACCACGGGGCAGGCGAGGGCGGCAAGCTCTTCGACCTGGCCCTGCGCCTCTTCGGCAACGGCGAGGTGAAGGAGACCATCCGGCTCCTCTCAGAGGAGTTCTTCTTTTCACAGGCAAACGTTCTGCCCCGGCAACAAACGCACCGTATCCCGGACGTACCCGGAACCTGGAAGCATATAGCTCAAACGGATGCCGTCCAGAAGGAGACAGTCACTCCACCCGGTACCTCTTCCGGTATCACCATCCTGGAGACACAGCCCCTGCGCCAGGGCAGCGAGCTGGCCGCTTACCTCCGCGGTCGGGGCATCCGGCACGGGACGGCAAAAGATTATTGCCGGGAGGTACGCTTCGCCCTCGGGGAAAAGGAGCACCGGGCTGTCGGCTTTGCCAACCGCTCGGGCGGCTACGAGTTGCGCAACGCCTGGTTCAAGGGCTCCTCCTCCCCCAAGGATATCACCTTCCTGGACAAGGGAGGGAAATCCGTCTGCGTGCTGGAGGGCTTCCTGGATTTCCTATCCCTGCTCGAGCTCAAAGCGCACAGGCAACTCTCTTCCAATTTCATCATCCTCAACTCCGTCGCCTTAGCGGGCAGGAGCCTGGAGCTGCTGGAAAAGCACCGGGAGGTGTACCTCTTCCTCGACCGGGACCAGGCCGGGAGACGGCTGACCGAGCGGCTGCTCCATTCCCATACCAAAGCCATCGACGCCTCCTCTTTCTACCAAAGCCACCAGGATGTGAACGCCTACCTCGTGGCCAGGCAGCAGCAGACTAAAAGGCAGCGGCAGAGGCCGGGGCTTTGA
- a CDS encoding primase-helicase family protein, which yields MENKHYPLGSPESYIRVQTSYYKRCRQPTLQGDFTELWVPWSAETLRQDLSRQQVKKIRRYDGFCCVPSHLHFQEAVGSFYNLYHPLEGQPAEGPCPQTLAFLRHIFGEQYELGLDYLTLLYRSPTQHLPVLCLVSRERKTGKTTFLNLLKLLFGRNVTFNGNSDFRSQFNADWMNVLLIAVDEVLLGRKEDSEKIKNLSTARTAKIEAKGKDRRETEFFGKFVLCSNNEESFLLIEPTETRYWVRKVPVLEKENIYLLQEMKREIPHLLHYLLRRPLSVPQGLSRMWFSEKQLRTEALLRVMQGSRNRVETELLLLLRELFEATGEQELHFTAKDLLELLRRHQPRLTRQQVRQVLQGEWQLVPAPNSLSYNTYHYNAQGEPCQVRLTGRYYSVCQDWIRQKFDESY from the coding sequence ATGGAAAACAAGCACTACCCCCTGGGCAGCCCGGAGAGCTACATCCGGGTCCAGACCTCCTACTACAAGCGCTGCCGACAGCCTACCCTGCAGGGGGACTTCACCGAGCTGTGGGTCCCCTGGTCGGCTGAGACCCTGCGCCAGGACCTCTCGCGCCAGCAGGTCAAGAAGATCCGCCGCTACGACGGCTTCTGCTGCGTACCCAGCCACCTGCACTTCCAGGAGGCGGTGGGGAGCTTCTACAACCTCTACCACCCGCTGGAGGGACAGCCGGCGGAGGGGCCTTGCCCGCAGACGCTTGCCTTCCTGCGCCACATCTTCGGCGAGCAGTACGAGCTGGGGCTCGATTACCTCACCCTCCTCTACCGCAGCCCCACCCAGCACCTGCCGGTGCTCTGCCTGGTGTCCAGGGAGCGAAAGACGGGCAAGACCACCTTCCTCAACCTGCTCAAGCTCCTCTTCGGGCGGAACGTGACCTTCAACGGCAACAGCGACTTCCGCTCCCAGTTCAACGCCGACTGGATGAACGTGCTGCTCATCGCCGTGGACGAGGTGCTGCTGGGTCGGAAGGAGGACTCGGAGAAGATCAAGAACCTGAGCACGGCCCGCACCGCCAAGATCGAGGCCAAGGGTAAGGACCGGCGGGAGACCGAGTTCTTCGGAAAGTTCGTCCTCTGCTCCAATAACGAGGAGAGCTTCCTCCTGATCGAGCCGACCGAGACCCGCTACTGGGTACGGAAAGTGCCGGTGCTGGAAAAAGAAAACATCTACCTGCTCCAGGAGATGAAGCGGGAGATCCCCCACCTGTTGCACTACCTGCTCCGGCGGCCACTCTCCGTACCGCAGGGTCTCTCCCGGATGTGGTTCTCGGAGAAGCAGCTGCGCACCGAGGCGCTGCTACGCGTCATGCAGGGCAGCCGCAACCGGGTGGAGACCGAGCTGCTCCTCCTCTTGCGGGAGCTCTTCGAGGCCACCGGCGAGCAGGAGCTGCACTTCACGGCCAAGGACCTGCTTGAGCTGCTCCGGCGTCACCAGCCCCGCCTGACGCGCCAGCAGGTGCGGCAGGTGCTCCAGGGGGAGTGGCAACTGGTACCCGCTCCCAACAGCCTGAGCTACAATACCTACCACTACAACGCCCAGGGGGAGCCCTGCCAGGTAAGACTCACAGGGCGCTACTATTCCGTTTGCCAGGACTGGATCCGGCAAAAGTTTGATGAGAGCTACTAA
- the mobC gene encoding plasmid mobilization relaxosome protein MobC: METNRDERPEPQRRKGGRPAKSIKRSCTLVVRLTETEWLLVRGKAREAGLSASAWFRIAAKKATVVARLSPEEAAQLRMLSGLANNLNQLARLAHREGLLTVQGKCRLALEEINRLLQSLSRR; the protein is encoded by the coding sequence ATGGAAACAAACAGAGACGAGCGGCCTGAGCCGCAGCGAAGGAAAGGCGGCCGCCCCGCTAAAAGCATCAAGCGCAGCTGTACCCTGGTGGTGCGGCTGACGGAGACCGAGTGGCTCCTGGTCCGGGGCAAGGCCCGGGAGGCGGGGCTGAGCGCCTCGGCCTGGTTCCGGATAGCCGCCAAAAAGGCAACGGTGGTGGCACGGCTCTCCCCGGAGGAGGCGGCCCAGCTGCGCATGCTCTCGGGGCTGGCCAACAACCTCAACCAGCTCGCCCGCCTGGCCCACCGCGAGGGGCTCCTCACGGTGCAGGGCAAGTGCCGCCTGGCCCTCGAGGAGATCAACCGCCTGCTGCAAAGCCTCTCCCGCAGATGA
- a CDS encoding relaxase/mobilization nuclease domain-containing protein, with protein MIGKVMIGKSFAGCVRYVAQKQGARVLAAEGIRTDSVSAMVADFHLQRQLRPELGKAVGHIALSWSTHDKEKLSAEVMAERAREYLEKMGIQDTQYLVVEHRDREHPHLHIVYNRVDYHGKTIPDKLQRRRNARVCREMTERHGYYLAPGKGQVNRQRLTGADKAKYALHDAISSALGKASSWQELEALLLQKGITLHFKYRSGSEQVQGVSFRQGEISFKGSAISRSFSYRGISKQLELSRQQEALSALVQKQQQVHLHITRPAAPGHTPSLLPSAGSGLLSPLGQAENAAPVEDYHLRKKRRKKKSRHL; from the coding sequence ATGATCGGCAAGGTGATGATTGGCAAAAGCTTTGCGGGCTGCGTGCGCTACGTGGCGCAGAAGCAAGGGGCGCGGGTGCTGGCAGCAGAGGGGATCCGCACGGATTCCGTCTCCGCTATGGTCGCCGACTTCCACCTGCAGCGCCAGCTCAGGCCCGAGCTGGGCAAAGCCGTGGGCCACATCGCCCTGAGCTGGAGCACACATGACAAGGAGAAACTCAGTGCGGAGGTGATGGCGGAGCGGGCAAGGGAGTACCTGGAGAAGATGGGCATCCAAGACACGCAGTACCTAGTGGTCGAGCACCGGGACCGGGAGCATCCGCACCTGCACATCGTCTACAACCGGGTGGACTACCACGGCAAAACCATCCCGGATAAGCTGCAGCGCCGCCGCAACGCCCGGGTATGCCGGGAGATGACCGAGCGCCACGGCTACTACCTGGCACCGGGCAAAGGGCAGGTGAACCGCCAGCGCCTCACAGGGGCCGACAAGGCAAAGTACGCCCTGCACGATGCCATCAGCTCCGCCCTGGGCAAGGCCAGCAGCTGGCAGGAACTGGAGGCGCTGCTGCTGCAGAAAGGCATCACGCTTCACTTCAAGTACAGAAGCGGCTCAGAGCAGGTGCAGGGCGTCAGCTTCCGCCAGGGGGAGATCAGCTTCAAGGGCTCTGCCATTTCCCGGAGCTTCAGCTACCGCGGCATCAGCAAACAGCTGGAGCTGAGCAGGCAGCAGGAAGCGCTGTCGGCACTGGTCCAAAAGCAGCAACAGGTTCACCTGCATATCACAAGGCCTGCTGCTCCTGGCCACACCCCCTCCTTGCTTCCCTCTGCCGGCAGCGGCTTATTATCCCCTTTAGGCCAGGCAGAGAACGCAGCGCCTGTGGAGGATTACCACTTGCGGAAGAAACGCAGAAAGAAAAAGAGCAGACACCTATGA
- a CDS encoding site-specific integrase, with translation MIPVLTSVMLDTRRTLKDGSFPVRLRLTYQRQRKYYNTSYSLSEAEFSKVQAEKPKGKYKELRIAFQAIEQKAIGIIRNLDVFTFEQFEKKYLKAAVKNDVFTAFEQQVKKLAEEGRVGTASSYESASLSLLSYIHKEPLTRNKGLSRAKANEKKENLLKKRKPLAYAAVTVDFLTGYEKWMLLHGNSITTIGIYLRAVRAIYNNAIAAGEVTVDLYPFGKRKYQIPSGRNVKKALTLADIEKIFSYQPASENEGRARDLWVFSYLCNGINVKDMARLKYRQLDKDTITFVRAKTERTSRQNLKAITAMRTPVIDEIIERWGNKPAYSEAYVFPLLEPELSAERERAKIQHATKTINKYIKRVAAAVGIEKNVSTYTARHSFSTVLKRAGAPIELISESLGHSNLKTTESYLDSFEDSVKRQYTAQLTAFKNASLGKLS, from the coding sequence ATGATACCTGTACTTACTTCCGTCATGCTGGATACCAGAAGGACCTTGAAAGACGGTTCTTTTCCGGTAAGGTTACGGCTGACCTACCAACGGCAGCGCAAATACTACAACACCAGCTACTCTTTAAGCGAGGCAGAATTCTCCAAAGTCCAGGCTGAAAAACCTAAGGGAAAATACAAGGAGCTTCGGATAGCCTTCCAGGCGATAGAGCAGAAGGCTATCGGTATCATTCGTAACCTGGATGTCTTCACGTTTGAGCAGTTCGAAAAGAAGTATCTAAAAGCGGCCGTCAAAAATGATGTCTTCACTGCCTTCGAACAACAGGTCAAAAAGCTGGCGGAAGAGGGCAGGGTAGGAACAGCCAGCAGTTATGAGAGTGCCAGCCTTAGCCTGCTTTCTTACATTCACAAGGAGCCCTTAACCAGGAACAAAGGTTTGTCTCGGGCTAAAGCAAACGAGAAAAAGGAAAATCTGCTGAAAAAGCGGAAACCCTTGGCGTATGCCGCTGTCACGGTTGACTTCCTGACGGGGTATGAGAAATGGATGCTTCTACACGGCAATTCCATCACCACCATCGGTATCTACCTTAGAGCGGTCCGGGCCATCTACAACAATGCCATCGCTGCCGGGGAGGTGACCGTCGACCTGTATCCGTTCGGCAAAAGAAAATACCAGATACCTTCGGGACGGAATGTGAAGAAAGCCCTGACATTGGCGGACATCGAGAAGATTTTCTCCTACCAGCCTGCTTCTGAAAATGAAGGCCGTGCAAGGGACCTGTGGGTCTTCTCCTACCTGTGCAACGGGATCAACGTGAAGGACATGGCGCGGCTGAAATACAGGCAGCTCGACAAGGACACCATCACGTTTGTCAGGGCTAAAACGGAACGCACCAGCCGCCAGAACCTTAAAGCTATCACGGCCATGCGAACACCGGTGATAGACGAGATCATCGAGAGATGGGGCAATAAACCTGCTTATAGTGAGGCCTATGTGTTTCCCTTACTTGAGCCGGAGCTATCGGCGGAGCGGGAGCGGGCAAAGATTCAGCACGCCACCAAGACCATCAACAAGTACATTAAGCGAGTGGCGGCTGCGGTTGGCATTGAGAAAAATGTAAGCACTTATACGGCCAGGCACTCTTTCTCCACCGTCCTCAAGCGGGCAGGGGCACCAATAGAACTTATATCTGAGTCCTTGGGGCACTCTAATCTAAAGACTACCGAAAGCTACCTGGATAGCTTTGAGGATAGTGTGAAGAGGCAGTACACAGCGCAGCTGACAGCTTTCAAGAATGCCAGTCTCGGTAAGCTTAGTTAA
- a CDS encoding DNA alkylation repair protein, whose protein sequence is MSALLKDIYNKALVQRLAANLSQHLPLFQQKEFTRAVLDEQWEKLELKERMRHITRCLHRFMPLPYPQQLDLLYKVAPGYTGLAGIIFPDFVEVFGLEHYGESVAALAAFTSYSSSEFAVRPFILRYPAPMLEQMLQWATHENHHVRRLASEGCRPRLPWAMGLPALKKDPSPVLPILEVLKADPSDYVRRSVANNLNDISKDHPDVVLQIAASWLGTDENTNWIIRHACRGLIRKGHPQALALFGLQPVQEVKIIDLAVETPAVSIGSRLSFRFSLHVSQPQKIRIEYVIHYARPGGKHGTKVFKLVEKFFEPGQAVFSKSHSFQQMTTRRHYPGEHRVAIYLNGVAFAEAAFEVV, encoded by the coding sequence ATGTCGGCACTCTTAAAGGATATTTACAACAAGGCCCTGGTGCAAAGGCTGGCGGCCAACCTTTCACAACATCTCCCTTTGTTTCAGCAAAAGGAATTTACCCGGGCCGTGCTGGATGAGCAGTGGGAAAAGCTGGAGCTGAAGGAAAGGATGCGGCACATTACCCGCTGCCTGCACCGGTTTATGCCCCTGCCCTATCCGCAACAGCTCGATCTACTATACAAAGTTGCACCGGGCTATACAGGACTGGCAGGAATAATCTTCCCTGACTTTGTGGAGGTGTTCGGCCTGGAGCACTACGGGGAATCTGTGGCGGCGCTGGCCGCTTTTACATCCTACTCCAGCTCCGAGTTTGCCGTAAGGCCTTTTATCCTGCGTTACCCAGCGCCTATGCTGGAGCAGATGCTGCAGTGGGCAACACACGAGAACCACCATGTCAGGAGACTGGCCAGCGAAGGGTGCCGCCCGCGCCTGCCCTGGGCCATGGGGCTTCCGGCTTTGAAAAAGGACCCTTCGCCTGTTTTACCTATCCTGGAAGTACTAAAGGCCGATCCCTCTGACTACGTGCGAAGAAGCGTTGCCAATAACCTGAACGACATCTCCAAAGACCACCCGGACGTGGTGCTGCAAATTGCCGCTTCCTGGCTGGGAACAGACGAAAACACGAACTGGATTATCCGGCACGCCTGCCGTGGCCTGATCCGCAAAGGTCACCCGCAGGCGCTGGCTTTGTTTGGCCTGCAACCGGTGCAGGAGGTAAAAATCATCGACCTAGCAGTGGAAACGCCTGCCGTCAGCATCGGCTCCAGGTTGAGCTTCCGGTTCTCTCTTCATGTAAGCCAGCCGCAGAAGATCAGGATCGAGTACGTCATCCATTACGCCAGGCCCGGCGGTAAACACGGCACCAAAGTGTTCAAACTGGTGGAGAAGTTTTTCGAACCCGGACAAGCCGTGTTCAGCAAAAGCCATTCTTTTCAGCAAATGACCACCCGCAGGCATTACCCGGGCGAGCACCGTGTAGCCATCTACCTGAATGGCGTCGCCTTTGCTGAAGCTGCCTTTGAGGTGGTGTGA
- a CDS encoding helix-turn-helix domain-containing protein: protein MEHFTFEQLPQALSLLHEKMNRIERLLVEQQPPPEKETLLNVSQAATFLHLSVATLYTKVSCRDIPYSKRGKRLYFRKSELEDWVRQGRKKTVSEIQQEAVQKASNNGRKRY from the coding sequence ATGGAACACTTCACCTTCGAGCAACTGCCCCAGGCCCTCAGCCTGCTGCACGAGAAAATGAACCGCATCGAGCGACTGCTAGTGGAGCAACAGCCCCCACCCGAAAAGGAGACCCTGCTCAACGTCTCCCAGGCTGCCACCTTCCTCCACCTCTCCGTGGCCACCCTCTACACCAAGGTCAGCTGCCGGGATATCCCCTACAGCAAGCGGGGCAAGCGCCTCTACTTCCGCAAGAGCGAGCTGGAGGACTGGGTACGGCAGGGACGGAAGAAGACCGTCTCCGAGATCCAGCAGGAGGCCGTGCAAAAGGCAAGTAACAACGGCAGGAAGCGCTACTAG